One Streptomyces sp. SAI-135 DNA segment encodes these proteins:
- a CDS encoding phosphatase PAP2 family protein — translation MPSSAGQHSPAPLTERAMKRRGFLKTSLGASAGVLAAPTFASWLGAADAKAATAAVAFVDDYKSNVMANLTAETNAVVRALGGFARIWKTGDTWNTGTALRPEILRANMRYCARVTQARTEAQAKEAFLYDRQHQSYAMIGGLGPLAGLYRSGARAVTSITGAPDSTPPTTISDAVPADAPAGSALGAGSYDSSLGQVAKLVDTVRGPYASGNPAKYSFQYPRPWRMNEDSQVVDTGAKDALGYPVYDSQVVVAPQLLRQRSTSPVDDGGFPSGHTNAFHLAALAFAYAVPERFQELVTRAFELSHTRIMSGMHSTVDVMGGRIMATALAAAALADPANAGLKAAARAQALTYFTERTGTTADTLFAYAHSDPADAYADREANARSVRPRLTYVLHRDGGNEPFTVPKGAEVLLETRLPYLDAAQRREVLRTTGLPSGYVLLDGFEQWGRLNLFAAADGYGSFASDVTVTLDAASGGFHAADAWRNDIDGCGGLTKRGSGTLTLTGHNRYTGGTVLKEGALVAGSAHALGHGDVRVQGGTLTVGESLQVHGMYSQESGALELTLRSGQEPVLEVTRRAVLGAGSVLSLTLDAHKPPKAGHTVRVLGCRGLRGQFDRIELNSDTLRAVPVYTAEGLSVRLLKR, via the coding sequence ATGCCGTCATCCGCCGGGCAGCACTCCCCCGCGCCGCTCACCGAACGTGCCATGAAGCGGAGGGGTTTCCTCAAGACGTCTCTCGGCGCCTCGGCCGGCGTCCTGGCCGCGCCCACCTTCGCCTCCTGGCTGGGCGCCGCGGACGCCAAGGCCGCCACCGCCGCGGTCGCGTTCGTGGACGACTACAAGTCCAACGTCATGGCGAACCTGACGGCCGAGACCAACGCGGTGGTGCGGGCACTCGGCGGCTTCGCCCGCATATGGAAGACCGGCGACACCTGGAACACCGGCACTGCCCTGCGGCCCGAGATCCTGCGCGCCAACATGCGCTACTGCGCCCGCGTCACCCAGGCGCGCACCGAGGCACAGGCCAAGGAGGCCTTCCTCTACGACCGCCAGCACCAGAGCTACGCCATGATCGGCGGCCTCGGCCCGCTCGCCGGCCTCTACCGGTCCGGCGCCAGGGCGGTCACCTCGATCACCGGCGCGCCCGACTCCACCCCGCCCACCACGATCAGCGACGCCGTACCGGCCGACGCCCCCGCGGGCTCGGCGCTCGGCGCGGGCTCCTACGACTCCTCGCTCGGCCAGGTGGCCAAGCTGGTCGACACCGTCCGCGGCCCCTACGCCTCGGGCAACCCCGCCAAGTACTCCTTCCAGTACCCGCGCCCCTGGCGCATGAACGAGGACAGCCAGGTCGTCGACACCGGCGCCAAGGACGCGCTCGGCTACCCGGTCTACGACTCCCAGGTGGTCGTCGCCCCCCAGCTGCTGCGCCAGCGCAGCACCTCCCCGGTGGACGACGGCGGTTTCCCCAGCGGTCACACCAACGCCTTCCACCTGGCGGCCCTGGCGTTCGCGTACGCCGTGCCCGAGCGTTTCCAGGAACTGGTCACCCGTGCCTTCGAGCTGAGCCACACCCGCATCATGTCCGGCATGCACTCGACGGTCGACGTCATGGGCGGCCGCATCATGGCCACCGCGCTGGCCGCCGCCGCGCTGGCCGACCCCGCGAACGCCGGCCTCAAGGCCGCGGCCCGGGCGCAGGCGCTGACGTACTTCACCGAGCGGACGGGCACCACGGCCGACACGCTCTTCGCCTACGCCCACTCGGACCCCGCCGACGCGTACGCGGACCGGGAGGCCAACGCCCGTTCCGTGCGGCCCCGGTTGACCTATGTGCTGCACCGGGACGGCGGCAACGAGCCGTTCACCGTGCCCAAGGGCGCCGAGGTGCTTCTGGAGACACGACTGCCCTACCTGGACGCGGCACAGCGCCGTGAGGTGCTGCGCACCACCGGGCTGCCCTCGGGCTACGTCCTGCTGGACGGCTTCGAGCAGTGGGGCCGGCTGAACCTGTTCGCCGCGGCGGACGGCTACGGTTCCTTCGCCTCCGACGTCACCGTCACGCTGGACGCGGCCTCGGGCGGCTTCCACGCGGCCGACGCCTGGCGCAACGACATCGACGGCTGCGGCGGTCTGACCAAGCGGGGCAGCGGCACGCTCACCCTGACGGGCCACAACCGCTACACCGGCGGGACCGTGCTCAAGGAGGGTGCGCTGGTTGCCGGTTCGGCCCACGCGCTCGGCCACGGCGACGTGCGGGTGCAGGGCGGGACGCTGACGGTGGGCGAGTCGCTCCAGGTGCACGGCATGTACAGCCAGGAGTCCGGCGCGCTGGAACTGACCCTGCGCTCGGGTCAGGAGCCGGTCCTGGAGGTGACGCGGCGCGCGGTGCTCGGCGCGGGCAGCGTGCTCTCGCTGACGCTGGACGCGCACAAGCCGCCGAAGGCCGGACACACGGTCCGGGTCCTCGGCTGCCGCGGACTGCGCGGCCAGTTCGACCGGATCGAGCTGAACTCCGACACCCTGCGGGCCGTACCCGTCTACACGGCGGAAGGTCTGTCGGTACGACTCCTGAAGCGGTGA
- a CDS encoding BadF/BadG/BcrA/BcrD ATPase family protein, with product MQDTAPLVVGIDVGGTKTQLRAFAGDTPVADHVRSSSGWRPHDPVAAAGWLAALAADALPAGARPSALAVGGHACETPRQCAQIRTALQLHFAAPALVVGDAELLVPAAGLDKGVGLVAGTGSVAVGRFADGTPVQVGGWGALLGDEGGAAGLVREAVRAVWAAHDRGEEPDALALGLLSGFDVPEVPALGAALEHATAASADWGRHAPAVFAAAEAGSPLARTVIAEAGRALAALVERLAARGVVVDDVVVAGSTVLAQPSLYDAFASALAEGVPSARPRPLRAPPVDGAVAMARSLL from the coding sequence GTGCAGGACACCGCACCCCTGGTTGTCGGCATCGACGTGGGCGGCACCAAGACACAGCTCCGCGCGTTCGCGGGCGACACCCCTGTCGCAGATCACGTCCGGTCCAGCAGCGGCTGGCGGCCCCACGACCCGGTGGCCGCCGCCGGATGGCTGGCCGCACTGGCCGCCGACGCGCTTCCCGCGGGCGCCCGCCCGTCCGCCCTCGCCGTCGGCGGGCACGCCTGCGAGACCCCGCGCCAGTGCGCGCAGATCCGCACCGCCCTCCAACTGCACTTCGCCGCGCCCGCGCTGGTCGTCGGAGACGCCGAACTGCTCGTCCCCGCCGCCGGTTTGGACAAGGGAGTCGGCCTGGTCGCCGGCACCGGCTCGGTCGCCGTGGGCCGCTTCGCCGACGGCACCCCGGTCCAGGTCGGCGGCTGGGGCGCGCTGCTCGGCGACGAGGGCGGCGCCGCCGGTCTGGTCCGCGAGGCCGTACGGGCCGTGTGGGCGGCGCACGACCGCGGCGAGGAGCCCGACGCGCTGGCGCTCGGCCTGCTCTCCGGGTTCGACGTCCCCGAAGTACCCGCGCTCGGCGCCGCCCTGGAGCACGCCACGGCCGCCTCCGCCGACTGGGGCCGGCACGCCCCGGCCGTCTTCGCCGCCGCCGAGGCCGGATCCCCGCTTGCCCGCACCGTGATCGCCGAGGCGGGCCGCGCCCTGGCCGCGCTCGTCGAACGGCTCGCCGCCCGCGGGGTGGTGGTCGACGACGTCGTGGTCGCGGGCAGTACCGTCCTCGCCCAGCCGTCGCTGTACGACGCCTTCGCGTCCGCGCTGGCCGAGGGCGTGCCGTCGGCACGGCCGCGCCCCCTGCGGGCACCACCGGTGGACGGCGCGGTGGCGATGGCCCGTTCACTTCTGTGA
- a CDS encoding ROK family protein: protein MARAPRLTESASAVFAVLAQAGTATRPQLASLARLSKPTVSSAVAELEGVHLAAHSGTSSGATGRSAAVYRLGPAAGAVLAVDLGPALTRVRGCALDGTLLAEATGPRDEAADVVRDALSALPPDAPLRTIVVAVGDVTAPQKMRPATAKAGPVFDAVTVALPPGVPVHLENNVNCAALAELHEGAARGRYTFGYLRIGVGIGLGIVVGGQVLAGANGAAGELARLPYPWDDDLEPRHEALEEYIGSRSLLRRAAEAWPEADGDCPRTAEQLFARAGQGSAAARAVVDRHAVDVGRLAAAVTAVLDPGLLVLGGSTGAYPQLLPGVRAELERLSWPTEVVSSQVGDLGTVVGAARLAVARGVQTVTQAARTKD, encoded by the coding sequence GTGGCGAGAGCCCCCCGTCTGACCGAGAGCGCGAGCGCGGTCTTCGCCGTGCTGGCCCAGGCGGGCACCGCGACCCGGCCACAGCTGGCGAGCCTGGCGCGCCTGTCCAAGCCGACGGTCTCCTCCGCCGTCGCCGAACTGGAGGGCGTCCATCTCGCGGCCCACTCCGGCACCTCGTCCGGTGCCACCGGACGCAGCGCCGCCGTCTACCGCCTCGGCCCGGCCGCGGGCGCCGTGCTCGCCGTCGACCTCGGCCCCGCCCTCACCCGGGTCCGCGGCTGCGCGCTGGACGGCACCCTGCTCGCCGAGGCCACCGGCCCCCGCGACGAGGCCGCCGACGTCGTCCGCGACGCCCTCTCGGCACTGCCCCCCGACGCCCCGCTGCGCACCATCGTCGTGGCCGTCGGTGACGTCACCGCGCCGCAGAAGATGCGCCCCGCCACGGCCAAGGCCGGACCCGTCTTCGACGCCGTGACCGTCGCGCTGCCGCCCGGCGTGCCCGTCCACCTGGAGAACAACGTCAACTGCGCCGCCCTCGCCGAACTGCACGAGGGCGCCGCCCGCGGCCGGTACACCTTCGGTTACCTGCGGATCGGCGTCGGTATCGGTCTCGGCATCGTGGTCGGCGGACAGGTGCTGGCCGGCGCCAACGGGGCCGCCGGAGAGCTCGCCAGGTTGCCCTACCCCTGGGACGACGACCTGGAGCCCCGCCACGAGGCGCTGGAGGAGTACATCGGCTCCCGCTCCCTGCTGCGCCGGGCCGCCGAGGCCTGGCCGGAAGCCGACGGTGACTGCCCGCGCACCGCCGAGCAGCTCTTCGCCCGGGCCGGCCAGGGCAGCGCCGCCGCCCGCGCGGTCGTCGACCGGCACGCCGTGGACGTGGGCCGGCTGGCCGCCGCCGTGACCGCCGTACTGGACCCGGGGCTGCTCGTGCTGGGCGGCAGCACCGGCGCGTATCCGCAGCTCCTGCCCGGTGTGCGGGCCGAGCTGGAGCGGCTGAGCTGGCCCACCGAGGTGGTCAGCAGCCAGGTCGGTGATCTCGGCACCGTCGTGGGTGCGGCACGGCTCGCGGTGGCCCGAGGAGTCCAAACCGTGACCCAGGCGGCGCGGACGAAGGATTGA
- a CDS encoding extracellular solute-binding protein, giving the protein MTTVGVRRSRRLGRGGTRRLISLAAAVTAGALTLTACGGDGGSGGTSKSLTFWISTVPGQDAGWKKMVAQYKKETGVNLKLVNIPYDGYTTKLHNAAQANSLPDVAAVPALDPIWSSKLLDLSSIADKKSNNINQNFLAKDSSGKVLSIPSDVTASGLFINKSLFEKAGVSFPTEPSKTWTWTDFIAAADKVREKTGAKYSLTFDQSPSRLRAMVYEMGGKYVHADDSGKFSADAATKKAVNTFVGWNDDKTMPKSVWTSGADPSAMFQSGDVVAYWSGVWQVASFADSIKKFEWASVPTPAQPVQASDVNSGGMVVGFNNNGDAAKAATSFLSWLYEPAHYKALCEASGFLPVESGLNPTYPFKSEAAQAAFKLYNESIPLYAPISGYFNNAQTEWVLKGKSLTEDPTKTELGKAINGQQSADKALQNIVDGYNQQVGG; this is encoded by the coding sequence ATGACCACTGTGGGTGTGCGGCGCTCTCGCCGTCTCGGCCGCGGCGGCACGCGCCGCCTGATCTCCCTCGCTGCCGCTGTCACGGCAGGTGCTCTGACGCTCACCGCCTGCGGCGGGGACGGCGGCTCCGGCGGCACCTCCAAGTCGCTGACGTTCTGGATCTCCACGGTTCCGGGGCAGGACGCGGGCTGGAAGAAGATGGTGGCGCAGTACAAGAAGGAAACCGGCGTCAACCTCAAGCTCGTCAACATCCCCTACGACGGCTACACCACGAAGCTGCACAACGCCGCGCAGGCGAACTCCCTGCCCGACGTGGCGGCCGTGCCGGCGCTGGACCCGATCTGGTCGAGCAAGCTGCTCGACCTCAGCTCCATCGCCGACAAGAAGAGCAACAACATCAACCAGAACTTCCTCGCGAAGGACTCGTCCGGGAAGGTGCTGTCCATCCCCTCGGACGTCACCGCGTCCGGCCTGTTCATCAACAAGTCGCTGTTCGAGAAGGCGGGCGTCTCCTTCCCGACCGAGCCGTCGAAGACCTGGACCTGGACCGACTTCATCGCCGCGGCCGACAAGGTCCGCGAGAAGACCGGCGCCAAGTACTCCCTGACCTTCGACCAGTCACCGTCGCGACTGCGCGCCATGGTGTACGAGATGGGCGGCAAGTACGTCCACGCCGACGACTCCGGCAAGTTCTCGGCGGACGCGGCGACCAAGAAGGCCGTGAACACCTTCGTCGGCTGGAACGACGACAAGACCATGCCGAAGTCGGTGTGGACGTCCGGCGCCGACCCGTCCGCCATGTTCCAGAGCGGTGACGTGGTCGCGTACTGGTCCGGTGTGTGGCAGGTCGCCTCCTTCGCGGACAGCATCAAGAAGTTCGAGTGGGCGAGCGTTCCGACCCCCGCCCAGCCGGTCCAGGCGAGTGACGTCAACAGCGGCGGCATGGTGGTCGGCTTCAACAACAACGGCGACGCCGCCAAGGCCGCCACGAGCTTCCTGTCCTGGCTGTACGAGCCGGCCCACTACAAGGCGCTGTGCGAGGCGTCCGGGTTCCTGCCGGTCGAGAGCGGGCTGAACCCGACGTACCCCTTCAAGTCGGAGGCGGCGCAGGCGGCGTTCAAGCTCTACAACGAGTCGATCCCGCTCTACGCCCCGATCTCCGGCTACTTCAACAACGCGCAGACAGAGTGGGTGCTGAAGGGCAAGAGCCTCACCGAGGACCCGACCAAGACGGAGCTCGGCAAGGCGATCAACGGCCAGCAGTCGGCCGACAAGGCCCTGCAGAACATCGTGGACGGCTACAACCAGCAGGTCGGCGGCTGA
- a CDS encoding sugar ABC transporter permease yields the protein MTKRAADVSVSPPSPPRRRSKYTLAPLVLIAANVVLFALFFVWPAVIGLVYSFTNYTGVGVFQWVGLDNYQNLFGDSTFYDALTRTLLYTVLFVPLNFVVSLLAANLVVSKHAKGGSVARVVFFIPWLLSPIVVGVLWRWMFGENFGLVNYVIEKFGGDAVPWQSNADLSLLVVVMAAAWAWTGFTMLLFIAAIKNVPVSYYEAASLDGAGPWRQFFSITLPSIAPTSFIVILLNTINSMKEYPVFVALNNGGPGTSNNLLVQYIYETGFKRGQIGYASAASFVLMLILMAVAIIQLIVNRRVENR from the coding sequence ATGACAAAACGCGCCGCGGACGTGTCTGTGAGCCCGCCGAGTCCGCCCAGGAGACGCAGTAAGTACACCCTTGCGCCGCTCGTCCTCATCGCGGCCAACGTCGTGCTCTTCGCGCTGTTCTTCGTCTGGCCGGCGGTGATCGGGCTCGTCTACTCCTTCACGAACTACACGGGCGTGGGGGTGTTCCAGTGGGTCGGACTGGACAACTACCAGAACCTGTTCGGGGACTCCACCTTCTACGACGCGCTGACCCGGACGCTGCTCTACACCGTCCTCTTCGTGCCGTTGAACTTCGTCGTCTCGCTGCTCGCCGCCAACCTGGTGGTGAGCAAGCACGCCAAGGGCGGGTCCGTCGCCCGCGTCGTCTTCTTCATCCCGTGGCTGCTGTCGCCCATCGTCGTGGGTGTCCTGTGGCGGTGGATGTTCGGTGAGAACTTCGGACTGGTCAACTACGTCATCGAGAAGTTCGGCGGAGACGCCGTTCCGTGGCAGTCGAACGCGGACCTCTCGCTGCTCGTCGTGGTGATGGCAGCGGCCTGGGCCTGGACCGGTTTCACGATGCTGCTGTTCATCGCGGCGATCAAGAACGTGCCGGTGTCGTACTACGAGGCCGCCTCGCTCGACGGCGCCGGCCCCTGGCGCCAGTTCTTCAGCATCACCCTGCCGAGCATCGCGCCCACCTCGTTCATCGTGATCCTGCTCAACACGATCAACTCGATGAAGGAGTACCCGGTGTTCGTCGCCCTCAACAACGGCGGCCCCGGCACCTCGAACAACCTGCTCGTCCAGTACATCTACGAGACCGGCTTCAAACGGGGGCAGATCGGCTACGCGAGTGCCGCGTCGTTCGTGCTCATGCTCATCCTGATGGCCGTCGCGATCATCCAGCTGATCGTCAACCGGCGGGTGGAGAACCGATGA